Proteins found in one Zea mays cultivar B73 chromosome 1, Zm-B73-REFERENCE-NAM-5.0, whole genome shotgun sequence genomic segment:
- the LOC109939248 gene encoding trifunctional UDP-glucose 4,6-dehydratase/UDP-4-keto-6-deoxy-D-glucose 3,5-epimerase/UDP-4-keto-L-rhamnose-reductase RHM1 has protein sequence MATYEPKNILITGAAGFIASHVTNCLVRNYPHYKIVVLDKLDYCSSLKNLNPSRASPNLKFVKGDIASADLVNHLLVTESIDTIMHFAAQTHVDNSFGNSFEFTKNNIYGTHVLLEACKVTGQIRRFIHVSTDEVYGETDEDAVVGNHEASQLLPTNPYSATKAGAEMLVMAYGRSYGLPVITTRGNNVYGPNQFPEKLIPKFILLAMRGLPLPIHGDGSNVRSYLYCEDVAEAFEVVLHKGEVGHVYNIGTVKERRVIDVAKDICRLFGLDTEKVIRFVENRPFNDQRYFLDDQKLKRLGWAERTPWEEGLKKTIEWYTTNPDYWGDVTGALLPHPRMLMIPGVERHNWTEDIKSLTSSPAEASTTAPATSAKRTTAAPQKPLYKFLIYGRTGWIGGLLGKICDKQGIPYEYGKGRLEERSQLLEDIRNVKPTQVFNAAGVTGRPNVDWCETHKQDTIRTNVVGILNLADVCREQGLLMINYATGCIFEYDAKHPERSGIGFKEEDTPNFTGSFYSKTKAMVEELLKEYDNVCTLRVRMPISSDLNNPRNFITKIARYDKVVNIPNSMTILDELLPISIEMAKRDCRGIWNFTNPGVVSHNEILEMYKKYINPDFKWTNFTLEEQSKVIVAPRSNNEMDASKLKAEFSQLMSIKDSLIKYVFEPNRKVPAN, from the exons ATGGCGACTTACGAGCCCAAGAACATTCTCATCACCGGTGCTGCTGGTTTTATTGCATCGCATGTCACCAACTGTCTGGTTAGGAACTACCCGCACTACAAGATTGTTGTCCTCGACAAGCTCGATTACTGCTCCAGCCTAAAGAACCTCAACCCCTCACGGGCTTCACCAAATTTGAAGTTTGTCAAGGGTGACATTGCAAGTGCTGATCTGGTGAACCACCTTCTGGTCACAGAGTCGATTGACACCATCATGCACTTTGCTGCTCAGACTCATGTAGATAATTCATTTGGCAATTCATTTGAGTTCACAAAAAACAATATATATGGTACCCACGTCCTTCTTGAGGCTTGCAAGGTCACTGGCCAGATCAGGAGGTTTATTCATGTCAGTACTGATGAGGTCTATGGAGAAACTGATGAAGATGCTGTGGTTGGTAATCATGAGGCCTCACAGCTGCTTCCAACAAATCCGTATTCAGCTACAAAAGCTGGGGCTGAAATGCTTGTGATGGCATATGGAAGATCTTATGGTCTTCCTGTGATAACCACTCGGGGCAACAACGTGTATGGGCCAAATCAGTTCCCTGAGAAACTTATTCCCAAATTCATTCTTTTGGCCATGAGAGGTCTGCCTCTTCCAATTCATGGAGATGGTTCCAATGTCAGGAGCTACCTATATTGTGAGGATGTGGCTGAAGCTTTTGAGGTTgttcttcacaaaggggaggttgGACATGTGTATAATATTGGTACTGTGAAGGAGAGGAGGGTGATTGATGTGGCCAAAGACATTTGCAGGctctttggcttggatactgagaAAGTAATCAGGTTTGTTGAGAACAGGCCCTTCAATGACCAGAGGTACTTCTTGGATGATCAGAAGCTTAAGAGACTGGGATGGGCAGAGCGCACACCATGGGAAGAGGGCTTGAAGAAGACAATCGAGTGGTACACCACCAATCCTGATTACTGGGGAGATGTCACTGGTGCTTTGCTCCCTCACCCAAGGATGTTGATGATTCCTGGAGTTGAAAGGCATAACTGGACTGAGGATATCAAATCTCTGACTTCTTCACCAGCTGAAGCTAGCACAACAGCTCCTGCAACCAGTGCCAAAAGGACCACTGCTGCCCCTCAAAAGCCTTTGTACAAGTTCTTAATCTATGGCAGGACTGGATGGATTGGTGGCCTCCTTGGGAAGATTTGTGACAAGCAAGGGATACCATATGAATATGGGAAAGGACGCTTGGAGGAGCGCTCTCAGCTGTTGGAGGACATTAGAAATGTGAAGCCAACTCAAGTTTTTAATGCTGCCGGAGTCACTGGGAGACCAAATGTTGATTGGTGTGAGACCCATAAACAGGACACCATCCGCACCAATGTTGTAGGCATATTGAATCTTGCTGATGTCTGTCGCGAGCAAGGTCTGCTAATGATTAATTATGCTACAGGTTGTATATTTGAGTATGATGCCAAGCACCCGGAAAGGTCTGGTATTGGCTTTAAAGAGGAAGACACACCCAACTTTACGGGTTCCTTTTATTCCAAAACAAAAGCAATG GTGGAAGAGCTGTTGAAGGAGTATGATAATGTCTGTACTCTTAGGGTCAGGATGCCTATATCATCAGATCTAAACAATCCTCGTAACTTCATCACAAAGATAGCTCGTTACGACAAGGTGGTGAACATTCCCAACAGCATGACAATTTTGGATGAGCTTCTGCCCATCTCCATTGAGATGGCAAAACGGGACTGCAGGGGCATATGGAACTTCACCAACCCTGGCGTTGTCAGCCACAATGAGATTCTGGAGATGTACAAGAAATACATCAATCCTGATTTTAAGTGGACCAACTTCACACTCGAAGAGCAATCCAAGGTCATAGTCGCACC